The Stackebrandtia nassauensis DSM 44728 genome includes the window CCCTACTGTCTGGCGCCGACACGCGTGTCACTCCCGGCCCATCAGCGCGGCCGACAACAGCAGCCGCAACCGGGGATCATCCAGATCGGACCGCGACCGCAGCTTCACGTGCCGGTGCAGCTTTCCCTTGCCCTGCAACAGTCCGTCCGGGTCGGGCAGCACCGCGCCGTTGGCGATGCCGATCGTCACGTGTTCGCGGTGCGGCGACAACGTGAACATCAGTCCCTTGTACCCGGACGTGCTGCCGAAGCCGATGTCGCCGCCGTCGACGGTCACGACGGCGTCCGGATACAGCTCCAGCAGCAGCGCGTAGGCGGCCCGCCCCAGATCAGCCATCTCCGGCTTGGCGGCCAGCACTCGTTCGACGGCGTCGTCGTCCATGTCGACGACCGTATCCGCTAAGCCGGGCCGGGTGCCGACGGCGTCGCGGATCTGCGAGCCGGTGTCGGCGTCGGAGGACCGGGCACAGTGTCCGCAGCAGAAGAACCGTCCCGACGCCTCGACGCCGTGGCCCGCGATCTTGCAGCCACAGTGTTCGCAGGTCGGCGCCAGCTTGTGGATCGCGCACTCGAACGAGTCGAAGGTGTGCGTCTCGCCGGTGATGGTCCGGACCTCGAAGCTCAGCCAGTAGTCATTGCCGCAGGTATCGCAGATGGCCATGATCTTCCTCCTCGATTGGCACCCTCACGCATGATGCGACATGGGTTCCTTACCCGGAGCAAAATCGCCAAAACGCCGCGGTCAACTCGCCAGCGCGGGTTCGCGTTCGGCCAGGTGGCGGCGCAGTTCCCGCACCGCGGCCCGTCCGGCCCGGTTGGCGCCGATGGTGCTGGCCGAGGGCCCGTAGCCGACCAGGTGGATCCGCGGGTCGGCGACCACGCGGGTGCCCTCCATCCTGATGCCGCCGCCGGGCTCGCGCAGCCGCAGCGGCGCCAGGTGGTCCAGCGCGGCCCGGAAGCCGGTGGCCCACAGGACGACGTCGGCGGCCACCGTCGACCCGTCCTCCCAGGCCACGCCCTCGGGGGTGAGCCGCTCGAACATGGGCCGCCGGTGGAGGATCCCGGCCTCGCGGGCCGCCTTGATCTCGGGCGTCAGCTGGTAGCCGGTGGCTTTCACGACGCTCTCGGGCGGCAGGCCCCGCCGCACCCGGTCCTCGACCCTGGCGATCACCTCGCGTCCCCAGTGGATGTCGAAGGGCCGTTCGGTGAACTCCGGGTCCCGTCGGGTCACCCAGGTCGTGTCGGCGACCCTCGCGATCTCCAGCAGGTGCTGGATCGCCGAGGCACCGCCGCCGACGATCACGACCCGCTTGCCCGCGAACTCGTCCGGCCCTCGGTAGTCCGCGGTGTGCAGCTGCCGCCCCCGGAACAGGTCCGCGCCCGGATACCGGGGCCAGAACGGCTTCTCCCAGGTGCCGGTGGCGTTGATGACACCGCGCGCGATCCAGTCGCCCTCGCTGGTGGCCAGGTCCAGCCTGCCGTCGGCGCGCGGGCTCACCCGGTGCACGTCCACCGGCCGGTGCACCCGCAGGTCGAAGCGGTTCTCGTACTCGCGGAAGTAGTCGGACACCGCCGGGGCCACCGGCGCGCTCGCGTCCTGCGGCGCCATCTCCATGCCCGGCAGCCGGTAGATGCCGTGCACCGTGGTGAAGGTCAGCGTCGGCCACCGGAACTGCCAGGCCCCGCCGGGAGCGGGGGCGTGGTCGAACACGACGAAACCCGAACCCGGTTCCAGTCCGGCCCGGCGCGCGAAATAGCCGCTCGACAGGCCCGCCTGTCCGGCCCCGATGACCGCGATGTCGACTTCGCCATTCATGTCCGGCACAACCCGCGCCGGTAACGACCGATTCCTGTTACGGGTGTGACCTTCGACGGCCGGGGGTCAGTGCCGCTGCGGCGCCGCCGGTTTGTCGGTCGGCCACGGGCAGACCTCCTCGGCCAGTTTCGCCACGGCCAGCACCAGGTCGTCGGAGTGACGCGGCCCGACGATCTGCAGCCCGACGGGCAGTCCCTGCGAGGTGAACCCGGCCGGGACGCTGATCGCCGGTTGCTGGGTCATGTTGAACGGGTAGCTGAACCCGGCCCAGCGCTGCCAGCTGGACAGGTCGCTGCCCGGCGGGATGTCGTGACCCGCCTTGAACGGCGGGATCGCCACGGTCGGGGTGATCAGCACGTCGTGCTGGGTGTGGAACTCACCCATGCGGATGCCGATCGCCGAACGCACCGCCAGCGCGTCGAGGTATTCGCTGGCCGAGTACGTCAGCCCCTTGTCCCACAGCTTGCGAAGCCCACGGTCGACGAGGTCGGCCGAGCCCTCGGGGAAGCTGTCCAGCCACTTGGCGGCACCGGCGGCCCACATGACCTCGTGGGCCTCGACCGGATCGGCGAAACCGGGGTCGGCCTGCTCGACGTTGAGTCCCGCGTCGTTCAGCTTCGCCACCGCGGCGGCGACGATCTGGGCGACCTCGGGATCCACCGACAGGTAGCCGAGGTTCGGCGAGTACGCGGCGTTGAGGCCGCGCACGTCCCGGCGGACGGCCTCGCGGTAGGCGGCCATCGGCGGGTACAGGGAGGTCGGGTCGCGGTAGTCGGGAAGCGCGAGCACGTCCAACAGCAGCGCGACGTCGTCGACCGAGCGGGCCATCGGACCGGCGTGCGCCAGCGGCCCGAACGGGCTGGCCGGGTACAGCGGAATCTGGCTGCCGGTCGGCTTGAATCCGACGATGCCGCAGAACGACGCGGGAATCCGCACCGAACCGCCGCCGTCGGTGCCCACCGACAACTCGCCCATTCCG containing:
- a CDS encoding NAD(P)-binding domain-containing protein, whose protein sequence is MNGEVDIAVIGAGQAGLSSGYFARRAGLEPGSGFVVFDHAPAPGGAWQFRWPTLTFTTVHGIYRLPGMEMAPQDASAPVAPAVSDYFREYENRFDLRVHRPVDVHRVSPRADGRLDLATSEGDWIARGVINATGTWEKPFWPRYPGADLFRGRQLHTADYRGPDEFAGKRVVIVGGGASAIQHLLEIARVADTTWVTRRDPEFTERPFDIHWGREVIARVEDRVRRGLPPESVVKATGYQLTPEIKAAREAGILHRRPMFERLTPEGVAWEDGSTVAADVVLWATGFRAALDHLAPLRLREPGGGIRMEGTRVVADPRIHLVGYGPSASTIGANRAGRAAVRELRRHLAEREPALAS
- a CDS encoding amidase; translated protein: MPANTRTLLTASELVAAYAMREISPVEATQAALDAIEERDGEYNAYCLVDPDAALATARSSEERWLEGNPIGWLDGVPASIKDMFLSEGWPTLRGSRCIDRDQDWNVDSPVTARLREHGLVLLGKTTTPELGWKAVTDSPLEGITRNPWNPELTAGGSSGGSGVAVAAGMGELSVGTDGGGSVRIPASFCGIVGFKPTGSQIPLYPASPFGPLAHAGPMARSVDDVALLLDVLALPDYRDPTSLYPPMAAYREAVRRDVRGLNAAYSPNLGYLSVDPEVAQIVAAAVAKLNDAGLNVEQADPGFADPVEAHEVMWAAGAAKWLDSFPEGSADLVDRGLRKLWDKGLTYSASEYLDALAVRSAIGIRMGEFHTQHDVLITPTVAIPPFKAGHDIPPGSDLSSWQRWAGFSYPFNMTQQPAISVPAGFTSQGLPVGLQIVGPRHSDDLVLAVAKLAEEVCPWPTDKPAAPQRH
- a CDS encoding DUF1801 domain-containing protein, with amino-acid sequence MDDDAVERVLAAKPEMADLGRAAYALLLELYPDAVVTVDGGDIGFGSTSGYKGLMFTLSPHREHVTIGIANGAVLPDPDGLLQGKGKLHRHVKLRSRSDLDDPRLRLLLSAALMGRE